In the genome of Brachypodium distachyon strain Bd21 chromosome 3, Brachypodium_distachyon_v3.0, whole genome shotgun sequence, the window AAATCTGTATGAGTGAATAGTTAAGCCAGTTATAAAGCAAACATATAGTTTTTTATTAGTCTTAACCCATTGGCATGCTGACTGATCAAGCCCACATCAATTCTTAGGTGAGACGTCTCCTGACTGAAGGTATGGATGTCAACGCACCTGCATGGGGACCAAAGTCACCTGGTGCTACTCCACTGCATCTGGCAGCTCAGGGTGGACACGTGAAAGTCATGGATGAACTACTGGAGCGTGGTGCAAATATTGATGCTCGAACCAAAGGAGCTTGCGGCTGTAAGTTCACTTGTTTTATGAAGTCAATGCATGTATCGTCACTATTGTATActttgtttcattttattgCTTGTTTATTCTTCCATCAGTTTCTACCTTGCTAAAGGAGCTTGTACTGCATATTTCAGTTTCTGTGTTGTTTTGGGTTACCACTGTTACTAGCAATGCATCTGCTTATTTTCATGTACATCcatcatatttttttcctttctaccAGAGTTGCATGTTGGATATACTAGGTATGTAGGTGAGGCCTTACTCGTAGCAGACAAGAGTGTAATGTTGCTCTGTATTAAAATGTGTTGTTCAGCTTCTCTAGGTTACTTAAACATGTTTACTATTGTGTGCTCAACAGAACCTGCTTGACCCTGCCAGTCTTAAAATATCTTTTTTGCTTGAATTCAGGGACGCCTCTCCATATTGCTGCCAAGGAAAGAAACAAGAGGGTGGTCAGGTTTCTGATTGAGAACGGTGCATTCTTGCCCCCTGACCTGAATGACCACAGGTTCAACCCTCCCCTCCATTACTGCTCTGGACTAGAATGGGCGTACGAGATGAAGCGCATGCAAGATGAAAGCGACTCAAGTGGCGAAGCATCCTGCAGCTCGGAGAATTAAGAGGGATCACCCTGATAGTCTGTAATAATAATCTCTGGCTTAAGAGAGTTCTTAATCCTGGAAATGCGGTTCCATTCAATCCTTAAGCATGGAACCTGAAAGTATCTACAACTAGCTAGTAGTTCCATGGTACTGCTGGGTATTGTATGTACAAGTATCACAAGCTAATGTTATTTTGCTTTGGAGTCGTGAGGTCCTGGAGTCATGCTCTGTAGTTTGCTTGGTACATTGATACCATGCTTAAGGGCACATTTAAGAATATATGTTTGATCATACTTGAAAAGATTGTACTAATAAATCAGAAGGTGCTGAACCTTCTTTTGTGATGGACAAGTATTGTTGTATGCTTTCTTTGAAAgccattttgttttttgttctgAAGTGGTTTGTATGTTGGAAGCGTCTGGGAAATTTTAAGTGAAAGCTATCACTGAGAAGTATGCTCTTCCTTGAGGCATCTATTCTTTGCTCATCCAATAATTTTAAGAATGTCCAAAGGCTTCGGCACAACTGCTGTAGAAAGCAGAGAATCGTGCCGGGCAGCCGAATTCAATGTTCCTGAAACTTGGGATAAAGACAGCCAGCAGTAGAATACAATGGGATTACcagagtactccctccgttccataaagattgtcACGAATTTGAATTAGCTCTAGTTCAAATTCGTGTCAATttttatgggacggagggagtatgtcgGAAGGGCCTTGAACAAACACATTACTGAGCAGTATGCCCTTCTTATGAAAGAATGTAAAGTTGTCTCCGGAGAGACAGCAGTATGCGCTTCTTTGTTTCAGAACGAAAAACCAAGGCATATATTCTTTGCTCACCAAATGACTTTGAGAATACTTAAAGACTTGGGCACAGCTGCTGTAGAAAGCAGAGAGCTTCATATTCGTGCCCCAGACGCACAAGAGCATCGATCCGTGGCGTGCCAGCTTCATTACTGCGAGGACGGAGACAGCAGAACTTTATGTCACCCAAAAACTACTATAAATATACAGCAAGTACTACGATACAATGGAAGCACCATTGTTAATTTGTCATCATCATGAAGGGCATATTGCTGCTGTGGTTGGTGGCGAGCCGGGCAGCGGTGGCTGCGGCCATGTACaactccagcgccgccgccactgccgccaCCGTTGGCGCCTCAACGCAGCGTGACATCATCATCGACAACCGCACGGTGTGCACCACCCCGACCGCCACGCTGGTGGCCAGCTTCACGGTGTCGGCCGACATGCGCACCACCGAGCGCCTCATGGTCACCACCACCATCCTCATGACCTTTCTCGGCACCGCCCTCTTCGTCGTTGGCGTCTTGGGACGCTTCTCCGGTCGCCACCGTGGCCACTCCACCGCCACCTGCATCTTCTTCCGGGCCACCTTCGCGCTCTTCCTCCCCTTCATGTCCTACATGTTCTCCAAGGCCAAGAGCGAGTCCAACCAGCCCCGCGCGCAGCTCATCCTCCTCTGGATGCTCCTCGTCGAGCTACTCCGCAAGAAGGTCTACGCCATGGTCGCCCCCGCCGGCGACGCCTTCGCGCGTGGCGTCGGGCGCTACAGCTTCTTCGAcgccgtcgaggaggccgCACGCATGGTGTGGATCGGCTACCTCGTCTACTCCTATGTCCACGTGCACACCGTCAAGTccttcttcatcatcctctGGATCTTCAGCGTTGCCAAGATGTGCAAGCGTGCCATCTGCATCTACCTTGCCAAGGGCTCCTTCGACCTCGCCAAGAATGCTGCCCTCGTCTCCGGCTACATGGTGCAGCTCGTCGACGCCGGGCGGCAGGTGCTCCACGAAGATGACCACGCACTCGGCTCAAATGTCATGAAGGATTGCAACTACGTGGTCATGGGAGAAAGCCGGCTCAAGAGGGAGGTGAAGCCCCATGGGTTCGAGATACACGATAATGAAGTGAAGGACATTCTCGACGTTGCACCTCATCCTCGTGTCGAGGGTGAGGCCAAGAAGTCGGAGCAACTGGTCCGGGTGTGCAACATCTGGGATCTCGCTGAGAacgacgtcatcttccggtaCAATGACAACAGGAAGCGCAAGCTGGAGAACATCTGCCTCGCCCTTGCCCTCTTCAAGCTTCTCCGACGGAAGATAGAGCACTTCCACATGGCGGAGGCCAGAACCCCGCAGGCACGCAACTTTGTGTTTCTGGGCCTCCTCGCCCTCGAgggtggcgaggaggacgaggccgcCAACGCCGAGCGAGcgttcgaggtggtggagctggagctgaGGTTCCTGGACGAGTATTACCAAGCCGTGATCCCGCTGGCACTGCCCAAGCCGAAGCTCTTCGTGGCCAACTTCGCCTTCTCCATTGCCTTCATCCTGCTCTACTGCATCACCGTGCTCCTCGTCACCGGCAACGGCGACATCTTCAGCGTGCTTGGCTCCCTCTTCCGGGGGCTCATCGGCTTGTCCATCGACATGGTTGTGCAATACCAGTGCTTCGTCCACCAGGTGGACTTCCTCGTCGGCATGGTTTGCTCATCCTCAGACCTCATCGTCACTTTCCTCCTCACGCTGaccctcctcgccgtcgagaCGTACGAGTTCATGCAGTACCTCCTCTCCGACTGGTTTGTCGCCTCTGTGCTCTGCAACTACGCTCGGAAGCCGACGCTCCGCCAACAGCGGCACATCCGGCAGGTCGTCAAGGGCACCCTGTGGGTTAAGCACCGCTCCCGCCCAGTCATCAAGGTCCACCAGGTCACCATGCTCAAGCTCCACCAACTCCATCCGCGTCGGGTGTGGATGCTCGTGTCCCGCCTCCTCAAGAGGCGTCTCGTCGGGCTCCCCGATGCCGTTGTCACCTCTGATGCCAAGGTGGCCATCATCAAGGCCTTAAaggacgtcctcgccgccggttGCAGCCCAAATTGCTACGGCCACTTCAGCAATGGCAAAGCTTCATTGGCCAGGCATGGCTTCGCTCAGCTCGAGTGGGCCTGCAACGAAAAGATGGGTGCCGCCACGGTGATCATCGTGTGGCACATTGCAACGGCGCTGTTTGAGACAAGGGACCGGCAAAAGCACCCGCTACCTCCCAACGGCCAGGCTGCCTTGACGTTGTCGAGGTACTGCGCCTACCTGGTGGCCTACGAGCCAGGGCTCCTGCCAGACGACGAGGCGTGCACAGAGGAGGCGtacaagaagatcaaggcagAGCTCAACAGCTTCTTCCAGAGCTGCTGCACCACAGTGCACCGCCGTGAGCGGCTGATGAAGTTTTGTCCGGCcagggaggaggtggcggcggagaagtCAGACATGGCCAAGGGCGTCCATCTGGGGAAGAAACTGGAGGAAAAAGGCGGCAGAATCCACGAGGACGAGAAGGTGTGGGAGATGCTGTTGGATTTCTGGGCAGAGCTGCTCGTGTTCATCGCACGAAGGCCGTCTGCGGGGCCAGAGGCGCACGCGCTGGCGCTCAGCAATGGCGGTGAGTTCATCACCCACATCTGGGCCATGCTCACCCACGCCGGCGTCCGTGCTCCCAAGCGCCACAACAAGGACCAGGTTCCACCGTGCCATCCAGTTTGATCAGGCCTTCAATGTCCAACGCCATTCAGCACAGTTTCTACCGTGATTCCTTGCTTTGATTGCTTTGTCAACGTAAATAAATCTTGCTTTGATGCTTTCTGTTACTCTTTTGATGTTCCTTGGGAGAAATTACTTTTGAGTTCAGGGATAAGATGGAATTCTGATATCATAGCTACACCCATGTCAGCAGTTGTGCGTGGCTGCAGATGATTATCTTTATTAGAAATATCATTTGCTATTTGGTGCAGGCCTAGTGGAACAACGCAGGTATACtcaaagatgatgatgatgtgcaACGAAAAATGCATCTTTGCATATCCTAAACTTGAGATTTAGGCGAAGTATCAACCGTACAACAGCTGAATAGGCAACTGTCTACTGATTCGCAATCAAAGATATTCCATTACACCTAACATGGAGCTAAAAGATACCAGGCAAtttttgatttgtttcttttttgcatgAATGACTACCATTCGGTACATATCGATAATCTCTCTAAGTTCAGCAGCAACCGATTCAAGTTAACTCACAGTAAGCTCCAGGATACACATGAGATAATTCATTCCAATGACAGCCTCGAGCTATCGAGTATTCAAGTCGCATGCTTATAGCTAACAGCAATACATCTGTTAAAGACACCAGGAGTGAAATCGAATCTGCAACAGACAAACTAAACTGGAGGTACAGAAGCTCACGAGCATGGCTGCTGCCAGCTATTTTTTGGTAGCGAAGACTGCGAGTTCCTCAAACAGGTAGCAGCTCAGCTCAAACAGTGCTGTGGATAAATCTACCGCCTCACAGGAGGCGCACCACCTCGTCCTCCAACAGGAGGACCACCGCTACGGCCACCAGCAGACTGCATCAGTAGGTAAAAGAATTAGGAACATCAATCAATCtatgcaaaataaataatacatcatttttacagaaaaaaaaagccaagGATGAACAAGCTAAAATATGCTCagtttattttcatttttttgtgcATAAATAGGTGCTAGTTAGATGATGGTTATAATTTTAGAATCAGTGTTGATAGCACACAGCAGTAATCTGAATGTATTAACTAGCAAAGTTCTAGTGATCAAATTTTGATAGTACATTGTTATAGGCATCCCACGATATGTTTTCCAGAGAGAAGATTTCAAGTTCCCGGTTCCAACCTTGGATAAAATGTTAACATCACAAAGTATTTTCCAGACAGAAGATTCGAGATCCCTAGTTTCAACAGTGGATAAAATGTAATACTCCGTAGTAGGAAATAATGAAATAATTATGGTAAATTTTAACATAGGTGTTGGTTTTGGCTTGcatactacttcctccgatccataataagtgtcttgaatttagtacaaaattagtgcaactttgtactaaatccaagacaattatcatggattggagggagcaTAAATACTAATCCACAgctaaagaaaaacaaagatacATGGTATTGCAATCCACCTATACAGCAAGTAATGCGTCTATCCAAGGGAAGATTTGACATTAATTGGGACATGAAAAATATAACCTTGTCAGCTTTAAAATAACATAGACTGCAAATGTCCAGAGCAGGAATGTATTCTTCTCATCTTAATTTAAAAGGCTTAACCAACTACAAATTTTCCTAATGCAACAGTTTAGATTACGCAGTAGTCAGATACTGATTTCATTAAATATCCGTCAGCCTACATAACTCAAAATCATAGCATTACTGAATGCTGCCGTGAACAGAGTTAACGTTAATGCATGAAACTAATGGATCGTCAAGTCAGCAATTAGAACAAGGACGACAACATGGTTGTAAGCACCTCCACTAACTAGAGATATTCTCTATATGCAACACAGCAATTCTGAATACAGGCATGGTGATTGCTAAGGCTGTTTGATCCAGACATCAACATTTGTTATATTCCAGCAGTACTCAACCCACTGAATCAGAGTGCTATCGGGTTGGGTTAACCACAAAGTAAAATACAGACAAAGCAAAGCAGTGCTTACCCGAGCACGCATTGCAACGGCACGGCCACGACCGACGCCAATAGCTGACCCTTTGCCCTGCACGAGTGGGAGAAAGAGGAATCAGCAACCAAAACATGTATGATGTACTATCTGCAGCAGAACGAAATACAAGTAAACAGTAAAAAAGAGCAGAAGGTGGAGGAGTCTGCTGACCCTTATCCTAGCCTCGAGGCGCTTGAACATGGGGGCGTTCTTGAGCATGTCGGGTATGATCATGAACCTGACCCTGCTCCCTCTGATGAAGACGTGCTCCAGCTGCGAAACCTTGCCGTCCTGGTACGGGGCAATCACATCGCGTCAAACGAGGAAGGggaaacggcggcggcaccgaTCTGAAGGGCGAGCAAGGGAGCGGGGTTCTATCCAGGGGAGAAGGAAGCAAATGAACATATAAGGTACCTTGGCGGTGAAGGTGATGTTCTCGATCTGGCAGTTCCAGTTGTCCTCGCACTCGATCATGGAGCCCCTGTAGACCTCGCCGGTCTTGAGCTCCACCGTGACGACGTGCCCCGCCGCCTCGTGCAGCAGCTTCACCGGGATCCCCAGGCTACGGCTCATcttccctctctcttctctccgcTTGCTTACTCTGCGCTGACCGGCTGGGGAGAGGGGATaaggcgaaaccctagctcaAGCTTTCCAGTTTGAAGCCGCCGCCAACAAGAcacgaagaggaagaggaagaagagcggaggcggcggcgattcGGAACAGAGCTGCCACTAAGAgaagcccagcccagcccagccaaGGCCGGCCCAAGAGTATTATAACAATCAGGCCCAAACGCACATTTCTCGAAAAGCACCCTGGAAAGAACAGATAATCACCTTTTCACCCCATGTCTTCCACATGTCGCCCCTGTCCTGGCTTCTTGTCGAGTTCCCCGGCATGGCCGCGAAACACGAAACAAAAGCACCCGCGCGCGGCTCTCTCGCCCAGCCATTGAATTTCATCcatcttccttctccttcctctctcgcCCCGCTGCACTCGCATTCCTCCCCCTATCTCGTGAGCGCGATCGATCCATGGGTTCCAGATGAGCGgagaggcgccgccgccgccgccgccgctcgaccacgccgccgcggccgtcgtcgtcgaggacgCCACCACCCACCACACGCCCACCCcgaccaccgccaccgccacctcctccgccttcgATCCGCCCTGGAGCCGCGCGGCCCGCTCCGTCCGGACCTACGCCCGCCGCTCCACCACCATGCTCAGCTCCTCCGCGTCCAGGCGggacgcctcctcctccgccgccgcctcgtatTCTTCCTCTTCCGCGACGGCCAAGAGCGCCGAGATGGCCAAGGCGGCAACCTTCGCGATGCGGGACCCcgccgcgacggcggccgccggcgtcgccaCGGGGAACAAGAGCGGGGAGCTAGTCGTCCCCGGCAAGacgcccgccaccgccgcaaACACCACCCTGGC includes:
- the LOC100840336 gene encoding phytochrome-interacting ankyrin-repeat protein 2 — its product is MVQFRSSLSMTRVRTHADADDRGWNQLHVASRKGDLKEVRRLLTEGMDVNAPAWGPKSPGATPLHLAAQGGHVKVMDELLERGANIDARTKGACGWTPLHIAAKERNKRVVRFLIENGAFLPPDLNDHRFNPPLHYCSGLEWAYEMKRMQDESDSSGEASCSSEN
- the LOC104583897 gene encoding uncharacterized protein LOC104583897, which codes for MKGILLLWLVASRAAVAAAMYNSSAAATAATVGASTQRDIIIDNRTVCTTPTATLVASFTVSADMRTTERLMVTTTILMTFLGTALFVVGVLGRFSGRHRGHSTATCIFFRATFALFLPFMSYMFSKAKSESNQPRAQLILLWMLLVELLRKKVYAMVAPAGDAFARGVGRYSFFDAVEEAARMVWIGYLVYSYVHVHTVKSFFIILWIFSVAKMCKRAICIYLAKGSFDLAKNAALVSGYMVQLVDAGRQVLHEDDHALGSNVMKDCNYVVMGESRLKREVKPHGFEIHDNEVKDILDVAPHPRVEGEAKKSEQLVRVCNIWDLAENDVIFRYNDNRKRKLENICLALALFKLLRRKIEHFHMAEARTPQARNFVFLGLLALEGGEEDEAANAERAFEVVELELRFLDEYYQAVIPLALPKPKLFVANFAFSIAFILLYCITVLLVTGNGDIFSVLGSLFRGLIGLSIDMVVQYQCFVHQVDFLVGMVCSSSDLIVTFLLTLTLLAVETYEFMQYLLSDWFVASVLCNYARKPTLRQQRHIRQVVKGTLWVKHRSRPVIKVHQVTMLKLHQLHPRRVWMLVSRLLKRRLVGLPDAVVTSDAKVAIIKALKDVLAAGCSPNCYGHFSNGKASLARHGFAQLEWACNEKMGAATVIIVWHIATALFETRDRQKHPLPPNGQAALTLSRYCAYLVAYEPGLLPDDEACTEEAYKKIKAELNSFFQSCCTTVHRRERLMKFCPAREEVAAEKSDMAKGVHLGKKLEEKGGRIHEDEKVWEMLLDFWAELLVFIARRPSAGPEAHALALSNGGEFITHIWAMLTHAGVRAPKRHNKDQVPPCHPV
- the LOC100821324 gene encoding small nuclear ribonucleoprotein SmD3b, which encodes MSRSLGIPVKLLHEAAGHVVTVELKTGEVYRGSMIECEDNWNCQIENITFTAKDGKVSQLEHVFIRGSRVRFMIIPDMLKNAPMFKRLEARIRGKGSAIGVGRGRAVAMRARSAGGRSGGPPVGGRGGAPPVRR